GTATGTGAGTGGTACATTGAATTTTGGATGTCACTATACAaagaaaaaggatgaaaaaCCACAGCTAGTTGGGTATAGTGATAGTGACTTGGCAGGCGATTTTGATGATCGCAAGAGTACTACTAGAGTTGTGTACTTTCTTGGTCCAAATCTTGTCACTTGGATGTCACAGAAGCAAAAAGTAGTAGCACTATCATCTTGCGAGGCGGAGTATATTGCTGCAACAACGGCTGCGTGTCAAGGTATATGGCTAAATCGTTTATTAGCTTATTTAATGAAACAAGAGTTGAGCTCGGTGGTTCTTAAGGTGGACAACAAATCTGCAATTTCTCTTTGCAAGAATCCTGTCCATCATAATAGGAGCAAGCACATTGACACACGATACCATTTCATTCGGGAGTGTGTCGAGAATAACAAGATAGCAGTAAACTACGTAAATTCAAATGACCAGCTCGCCGACATACTGACCAAGTCGCTTGGGAGTGTCAAATTCTTGGAGATGCGCCAGAAGATTGGGTTGAgagatgtgaagaaaaatcaacaAGATTAAGGGAGTGAATGATAGAATTAATCTTGTTAGTGCCTATATgaccctatgttatttatattttacatttagatATTATTGCATTTTATGCATTATGTTTGCAGTTATAACCcttggtattttaaaatttgcatTTGCATTTAGAATTATGTTGATAAGCttgttagtttgaatttgtttagttTCTTGGTGGAGAAGAAATGTAGTTTAAATTCAGTTATTGTGatcaatataaaagatagaaagaagggGTGTTTTTGGTTGACCGTGTCAAAATATTCTCATTCTTCTTTGATTGctctttgtgttttttctttgtttattccTAACAACCTCGTTCGCCGGTGATGGGGAAACAGAAGAGAGGAGTCGACTTGACGGTTGCAGTTCCTCTCCCCCCAACCAACCCAGCCGCCCCCCTCCCTCTCCCTGCGCCTTGGTCTTCAGAGGGAATCTTATTCTCGGATCTCGAGCGCGTCCGCCTCATTGGCTCCGGCGTCAGCGGCAAAGTTTGGATGGTCCGGCATAAAATCTCCAACAAACTCTATGCCTTGAAGTGCATTCTAGGATCCTGGGATGAAGACACTCACCGGCAACACTGCAGTGAAATAGAGATACTCCGGACTGCCAACAGTCCCTTCATTGTCCGTTGTCATGGCTTTAATGACAACGCCGCCGGTGATATTGAGCTCCTCCTCGAGTTCATGGACGGTGGCTCTCTTGAAGGCCATCCCATAGCTGTCGAGCCTCTCCTTGCTGAAGTCGCTCGGCAAGTGCTATCCGCGTTAGCCTACCTCCACAGCCGCAAGATAGTCCACCGCGACATCAAACCCGCCAACATTCTCATTGACAATCACGGGTTATTCAAAATTGCGGATTTTGGTCTCAGCTGCATGGTCTCCCCAACAACAATGGGTTGCAAGACCTTATGTGGCACCATCTCGTACTTGGGCCCGGAATGTTTCAACAACTCAGGGTTTTACGGTGGCTTTGCGAGTGATACCTGGAGCTTCGGTATTACACTTCTTGAATGCTATCTTGGGTATTATCCTTTCGGCGAGAGTGTCAAGAAGAATGGTTTGATGATGTTAGCCATATGCAAGAAGGAACCTCCAAAACCTCCAGAGACAAGCATCTTCCAATTTCCGTGATTTCATCTCTCGGTGTTTACAGAAAGATCCGACGAGTAGGTCCACAGCTGCACAGCTCTTGCAACATCCCTTCATCACTGAGTGTCAGCTTTCCTCTGCTCCTGGCACtgcatgttattaatttttctccTCTTAGCTATTCTGTTGGCACTGCATGTTAGTAATTTTTCTGCATGCAAATTTTGTAAGCCAATGGACATGGTTAATTAACTGTTTTGCTATTCTGTTGGCACTGCATGTTGCTAATTTTTCTACATGCAAATTTTGTAAGCCAATGGACAGGCATGGTTAATTAACTGTTTTGCTATTCTGTTGGCACTGCATGTTACTAATTTTTCTACATGCAAATTTTGTAA
This portion of the Dioscorea cayenensis subsp. rotundata cultivar TDr96_F1 chromosome 3, TDr96_F1_v2_PseudoChromosome.rev07_lg8_w22 25.fasta, whole genome shotgun sequence genome encodes:
- the LOC120251206 gene encoding mitogen-activated protein kinase kinase 4-like is translated as MGKQKRGVDLTVAVPLPPTNPAAPLPLPAPWSSEGILFSDLERVRLIGSGVSGKVWMVRHKISNKLYALKCILGSWDEDTHRQHCSEIEILRTANSPFIVRCHGFNDNAAGDIELLLEFMDGGSLEGHPIAVEPLLAEVARQVLSALAYLHSRKIVHRDIKPANILIDNHGLFKIADFGLSCMVSPTTMGCKTLCGTISYLGPECFNNSGFYGGFASDTWSFGITLLECYLGYYPFGESVKKNGLMMLAICKKEPPKPPETSIFQFP